A genomic segment from Oscillospiraceae bacterium encodes:
- a CDS encoding [Fe-Fe] hydrogenase large subunit C-terminal domain-containing protein encodes MTEFLKFQKSNCKNCYKCIRNCPVKSIRFSGNQANVIADECILCGRCYVVCPQNAKKVADETEIVGVLLKEDAPVIASIAPSFAAYYEGCGISALQKALKKLGFFDAEETAIGATMVKREYEKLALSGERDIIITSCCHTINLLVEKYYPQLAGTLAPVVTPMQAHCADIKRRYPNAKTVFIGPCLSKKDEAALSSVDAALTFDELTFMLEKAEIELERGDDRDGKGLARLFPTTGGILKTLLKKNSAYTYLSIDGIENCKSVLNDIAAGSIHHCFIEMSSCIGSCIGGPIMEKYRNSPLRHYQAITKYAGTEDFDVEQPESCLLSEEHACIEVKKLCPSEAEINEILKKMGKLSPDDELNCGTCGYDTCRDKAIAVYQGKAEINMCLPYLMEKSERFSNNILDNTPNGIMVVNEACEIQQINPAAMRMLNINTRSDVLGGPVIRVMDPSVFIDTLNKGKHVVNKRDYYAEFDRYLELTIVPDKKSGNLISIFRDVTDEENERRSKEALSQQTVETADRVVDKQMRIVQEIASLLGETAAETKIALTKLKESISYAVFCLKKK; translated from the coding sequence ATGACCGAATTTTTGAAATTTCAAAAATCAAACTGCAAAAACTGCTATAAATGCATCCGTAATTGTCCGGTCAAATCGATCCGATTTTCGGGCAATCAGGCCAACGTCATCGCCGATGAGTGCATTTTGTGCGGCCGTTGTTATGTCGTCTGCCCGCAAAACGCCAAAAAGGTGGCCGACGAAACCGAGATTGTGGGCGTGCTTTTAAAAGAGGACGCTCCGGTGATTGCCAGTATCGCACCCTCCTTCGCCGCCTATTACGAAGGCTGCGGGATTTCGGCACTGCAAAAAGCACTGAAGAAGCTCGGTTTCTTCGATGCTGAGGAAACCGCAATCGGCGCGACGATGGTCAAGCGCGAATATGAGAAACTGGCGCTCTCGGGTGAACGGGATATCATCATCACTTCCTGCTGCCACACAATCAACCTGCTCGTAGAAAAGTATTATCCGCAGCTCGCAGGAACTCTGGCGCCCGTCGTGACGCCGATGCAGGCACACTGCGCCGACATCAAGCGTCGGTATCCGAATGCCAAGACCGTATTTATCGGCCCCTGCCTTTCCAAAAAGGATGAAGCTGCCCTCAGCTCCGTCGACGCCGCACTCACCTTCGATGAACTCACGTTCATGTTGGAAAAGGCGGAAATTGAACTGGAACGCGGGGATGACCGGGACGGCAAAGGTTTGGCGCGGTTATTCCCGACCACAGGCGGCATCTTAAAGACACTGCTGAAAAAGAACTCCGCTTATACCTATCTCAGCATCGACGGCATTGAAAACTGCAAGAGCGTCTTGAATGACATCGCCGCCGGCAGTATTCATCATTGTTTTATTGAGATGTCTTCCTGCATCGGAAGCTGCATCGGCGGCCCGATCATGGAAAAATACCGCAATTCCCCGCTGCGTCACTATCAGGCAATCACAAAATATGCAGGCACAGAGGACTTTGACGTCGAACAGCCGGAAAGCTGTCTGCTGTCGGAAGAACACGCCTGCATTGAGGTGAAAAAGCTCTGCCCGAGTGAGGCCGAAATCAATGAAATCCTGAAAAAGATGGGGAAACTTTCACCAGACGACGAACTCAACTGCGGCACCTGCGGCTATGACACCTGCCGCGATAAAGCGATCGCCGTCTATCAGGGCAAGGCCGAAATCAACATGTGCCTGCCTTATCTGATGGAGAAATCTGAGCGGTTTTCCAACAACATTCTCGACAATACCCCCAACGGCATCATGGTCGTCAACGAGGCCTGCGAAATCCAGCAGATCAATCCCGCGGCCATGAGGATGCTGAATATCAATACCCGCTCCGATGTGCTCGGCGGTCCCGTGATTCGCGTGATGGATCCGTCGGTATTTATTGATACACTTAATAAAGGCAAACACGTTGTCAACAAACGCGATTACTACGCCGAGTTCGACCGTTATCTGGAACTCACCATCGTACCCGACAAAAAATCCGGAAATTTAATTTCAATTTTCCGGGATGTCACCGACGAGGAGAACGAACGCAGGAGCAAAGAAGCGCTCAGCCAACAGACGGTTGAAACGGCCGACCGGGTTGTGGACAAGCAGATGCGAATCGTTCAGGAAATTGCCTCGCTGCTGGGTGAAACGGCCGCCGAAACCAAAATCGCGCTGACCAAGCTGAAGGAGTCGATCTCGTATGCCGTCTTCTGCTTGAAAAAAAAAA
- a CDS encoding (2Fe-2S) ferredoxin domain-containing protein: protein MKITVCIGSSCHIKGSRQVVEQLQYLIAENNLKDQIDLAGTFCMGKCQSGVNVTIDEESFSVSPETTKAFFEQEVMKRLKLNKS from the coding sequence ATGAAAATCACCGTTTGCATCGGCAGTTCCTGCCATATCAAAGGTTCCCGCCAGGTGGTGGAACAACTTCAATATTTGATTGCGGAAAACAATCTCAAAGACCAGATTGATCTTGCGGGCACTTTCTGCATGGGCAAATGCCAAAGCGGCGTCAACGTCACGATCGACGAAGAGAGCTTTTCGGTCTCCCCTGAGACAACAAAAGCATTTTTCGAACAGGAAGTTATGAAAAGATTGAAGCTGAATAAATCATGA
- a CDS encoding phosphotransferase: MNADKIIAVRTGKTVYRDGETVLKVFDADYSKSDILNEALNQARIEETGLNVPKIIEVMKLDGKWAIRSEFIEGKTLQQQMDENPKDFDRYLDLFIDIQTEIFSHEAPLLNKLKDKMNRKISESTLDATTRYELHTRLDAMPTHKKICHGDFNPSNIIIKPDGAHYILDWSHVTQGNASADAARTYLLFWLAGDIDGAEKYLNLFCKKTDTARQYVQKWMPIVAASQSVKGRPQEREFLLRWVNVVDYE; encoded by the coding sequence ATCAACGCCGACAAAATCATCGCCGTCAGGACGGGAAAAACCGTCTACCGGGACGGCGAAACCGTGCTCAAGGTATTCGATGCGGACTATTCGAAATCCGACATTCTCAACGAAGCACTGAATCAGGCGCGCATCGAGGAGACGGGTTTGAATGTGCCGAAAATCATCGAGGTTATGAAACTCGACGGCAAATGGGCGATCCGCTCCGAATTTATCGAGGGCAAGACGCTCCAGCAGCAGATGGACGAAAACCCGAAGGATTTCGACCGCTATTTGGATCTGTTCATCGACATCCAGACGGAGATCTTCTCCCACGAGGCCCCTCTGCTCAATAAACTCAAGGACAAAATGAATCGAAAAATCAGCGAAAGCACCTTGGACGCCACCACCCGCTATGAACTGCACACTCGTCTGGACGCAATGCCGACGCATAAAAAAATCTGCCACGGGGATTTTAATCCGTCCAACATCATCATCAAACCCGACGGCGCGCATTATATTCTCGACTGGTCACACGTCACACAGGGCAACGCATCCGCCGATGCTGCTCGCACTTATCTGTTGTTTTGGCTGGCTGGAGACATCGACGGCGCCGAGAAATATCTGAATCTGTTTTGCAAAAAGACCGATACTGCTCGGCAATATGTGCAGAAGTGGATGCCGATCGTGGCCGCGTCGCAGTCGGTCAAGGGCAGACCGCAGGAGCGCGAATTCCTGCTGCGGTGGGTCAACGTCGTGGATTATGAATAA